TTGAGCTGTCTCGTAATGCCAGCAGTGGTCGTGGTGGTCGTGATCGATCTGGTGGATCTGAGATGAAGTGTTATGAGTGTGGCGAATCTGGTCACTTTGCCCGTGAGTGCCGTCTGAGGATTGGTTCTGGGGGCCTAGGCAGTGGAAGGCGTCGCAGCAGGAGTCGAAGCCGTAGCCGCAGTCGGAGCCCTAGGTACCGCAGGAGTCCAAGCTATAGCAGAAGGTAATCAAATAGTTGTTAATATTTTTTTTGAGACAATAGTTGTTAActatgtttttaaggcgacgcCTTACCGCCTTAGGGAGGGGGGGCGCTTTGGCGCCTAGGCGGGCGCTTTGGACGCCTAGGCGCCCGAAGCGGTCGATTTTCCAAAGCGGAGGGGGAGCGCTTCGACGCCTAGGCTAGGGACGCTTTAAAAACATAGGTTGTTAATGTTAtgaaacatatatacttaaaaaaagTTCATGTTATACTTTGCTGATATGTAGATTCATTACTATCacacatgatcatgcaaaggaTTAGTGACTAGCAGATATGCAATTTGAACCCTTTGATGACATGATGAACAATCTACTTCTCGTAGTGTTCCCTGATTTGTTTCAAAATTATTTTGCGACATTAGGTATAGTTGTGTAAATATGCTGTGGGGGTGGCTATGGTACATGGCTGCATGCAGTTCCAGGCATTGTCTTCTGATTTCTACCTGTTAGATGTTAATCCTCCTGTATCGTTTCTTGCTTCATGGTTGAGTAGTACACGTGGAAAAGGTGTTTGTAATTGCATGGAAGAATAGCAATTGGGTCATCTTTGCTCTCTTGTTTATTTTCTTGTACTTTGTGAAGTATGCTCAATGATGCCAATTATACAACTGCTAGATTTACATGGGAAAAGGTATGATCAATTTGGGATTGCTATTTTTGGTGCAAAATTACTCGAGCTTGTGGCTACATTAGGCTCCTCAATTTTCTTCTGTTTGACATTGACATTTATCTACCTCTACTTTTCACTAGTTGCATTTTGAGTAGTCAAGTCGGAAGGTTTTAGCGCATAAAAAGAATACCCTATATACCAAATCTGTTGTTATTATTTGTCACATTTGCTTCTTATgctaaatatgtactccctccgttccatattactcgtcgctggttgtactaaatcagcgacgagtaatatggaacggagggagtagctatatTATATTATTACATGAAGAACAATAGATCTGACAAATAAGATATGCTTTGTAAACAGAAGCTACAGCCGCTCTCCAAGGCGTCGTAGTGTGTCACCGGCTCGTGGGCGCAGTGTGAGCAGGTCACCAGTCCGTGGACGTGACGAATCACCTGCCTATGGCAATGGGTAATGCATATCTCAGTATTTTTTTTTGGCAGGTACTGATTTACCTTGAATGATTTCTACTGTATGTAATGGGATCGTTACTATTATGGTTCCAGGTATCGCCGCAGCAGGAGCTAAAGCTCTATGTTATGTCTGGAGAGTGTTCTGTTGCAAATATTGCTCTATACCCGTCAGCTATGAACAGTGTCATGTCCCCCATTTCAAACATCCCTCATCGACTGCTTGAGTTTGGTTAAGTTCCCCATAACTTTTACCGCAGTATTATGGTTGTGTTTGATTTCATCTCTAGATAAACTTATGGATGGGTGTATCATTAACTAAGACCAGCTGCTTTTCTTTTGTGTGTTAAAAAGGCATCGTCCTGCACTGCTTAAAAGCGTCGGCCGGCTACGGCTTTGAGTTATGTCTTCATGGTTTTGCTCTTCGCTCTTCGTTCATCCTCCGCCCTCGCCTGCTCCATGCAAACTGCGTATTAGTTCCTGCAGACGACCCCTCTGCGTCGCGTGTTCTTCGTTGAAGATGCTGCTCGTCAAAAAGCAGTAACGACCTTTCTTCTTTTGCAAATTGGTAAGGTTTGATTGTGCTGATAAATGCAGCTTCTGGAAGTATTAGAAGCGCAAATTTCTTTGTAGGACGAGTCTCCAGAAGCTGCATCTGCTTGCTTCTCTGGGACTGACGGCAAGGTATTTAGTTGAATGGCCTGCACCCTTGCCTCCGAGCCCCATGGCAGGTGATGAGGTCATCTGAGGGGCAATTATACCTGGGTAAGTATTGCAGGAGGTGCAAGCCTTTCTAGACTGCGGTGCTGAGTTGGGCAGTTGGCATCGTTCTTCATGCTCTTCGTTCTCAACTTATCCCCGACATGCAGCTGATCTTCTCCACATTCTGCTTTCTTCACTGCGCCTGCGATTGAGACTCCTCGGCAGCTTGTATCTTCCAGTCACATTCCGTTGCTGTTGGATGCAACATATTCGTCAATAGGTTTATTCGAATAATTTGGTTGAGCCTGCATTTGTGAACCTGAATTTTCAGATCCTAGATTGTTCTGACATTTGAGTAATTTGGTTGAGCCTGCACTTCTGTTTTCAATTTGTCGAGTGCTCCCTTGGTTATATCGGTCGGTATGCTTTGCTGGCCTCCTTGCAGCATGAAATAAGTCAGTAATGACCTGATGATTATCCTAGGTTGGTTTAACTGTCGAATTCTCATCAGGAGAGGCTTCACCTGCGTCGACAGTTCGTTGGTAGAAGACTCCGTCTTTCTTAAGTAGTATCCGAGCCAAATATGTTGCAACCGGCAGAAGAAATCAATAGGTTTAGCATGCTAGTAATTGAGTTTGCACAACACTTGACCTCCCCACCTTTGTCAGTGTTAATGCGATTTCAATTCGTCTCTCTTGATGCCAGCTGAATGTTTTTTCTGCAAGCGAAATGTTCCCTTGGTTGTATCGTTTGGGATACTTTGCTGGCCTCCTTACTGTATTGCTGTTGAAAAGAGCAAGGTTGGCTAAGCTCTGACCCGTCGAATTCTCATGGCTCCGTAGCCATGGCTTTCTTTCTATCATATCACAGTTTTCTGAGCCAGGAACTGCATTTTGCTTCTCTGGGACTGCAGCATTGCCACTTAGCTGGCGAGCACCCCATGCCATGCCACTTTTGCTCTTCATGTCTGAACTGATCGACGGCACACCCGTCGACCTCACTGCACCGCGCGGCCACCGCCCATCGCCACACATTGATTTCTTCAGCATCATGAGGCGTTGAGGTTGGGCG
This portion of the Triticum dicoccoides isolate Atlit2015 ecotype Zavitan chromosome 7A, WEW_v2.0, whole genome shotgun sequence genome encodes:
- the LOC119328518 gene encoding serine/arginine-rich splicing factor RSZ21A yields the protein MARVYVGSLDPAVTARELEDEFRVFGVLRSVWVARKPPGFAFVDFDDRRDAQDAIKDLDGKNGWRVELSRNASSGRGGRDRSGGSEMKCYECGESGHFARECRLRIGSGGLGSGRRRSRSRSRSRSRSPRYRRSPSYSRRSYSRSPRRRSVSPARGRSVSRSPVRGRDESPAYGNGYRRSRS